Sequence from the Paramisgurnus dabryanus chromosome 3, PD_genome_1.1, whole genome shotgun sequence genome:
CCCAAATCGCAAAAATATTAGAGcggataaaaaattaaataaagtagaACTGGGCACATGTACTTAGGAGAGAGCAGGGATGAAATAATGTGGGACGACAGTGATTTTCTCAGAGCCCTGACTGTTTGCATTCCAGGTTATGACAGCACATTAAGCATGCAACCCTTGACTGAGCTGCACTTGTTTCTTTTGTCCCGCTGCTGATGTGCTGTTCTGTGAGTTGCATTATTTACTAAAACATATCTTAGAGTCATATCTTAGCTTTACCACCTCCACATTAACCTCTTAGACGTCTAGCCAGCCCCCCCCCACTCTGGCAAGTGGCATACCCAAAATAAAAAGGCTGTTGCTCATGCAtcctactgtctacaaacataaCCAAGGTGTCCTTTGAAAGCTAACACTTCAAATTTCACTATTAGAAATGCAGAACTGTTCTAGCAATAACTCTTTCATAGATATGGCAGCAGAAATACAGCATTCAAGATTTTTCTCTTTTGAAAAATTTCCATTTGTACATTTCTATGGCAAAATAATTAACAAGCCAGTggtaaatatgcctgaaaatatAATTGATCTAAAACCACAGGTCTTGACAGTCTATTTGTAAAATTTGAAGTTGATACAAGCAAAAAAGGGTTTTTACAAGCTTTTTTGTTATATTGAATGTCTGGgtgtctttcaaaaaaaagcCACTATGAGATTCCAAAGGGACACTTGGTTACCACCTTCTACAATGAGGTCTAACATGCTTATCTGACCATTTCCACACATTTTATTCTGATTTAGTATGTGACAGAATAATATACACTGTTTTTCTGGAAAATATTAACTTTCTGGATGTATTTTAAAAGgcatttatgtgcatttttctCTGTGACATGAGTcaaaaatgcaaacttttacaAAGTATTACACGTAGCTTGGCAGTGCTGTGACATGAGTCAAAAATACAAACTATTTATAAAGTATTTTCAGTGTTATTATCCAGATGTTTATGCACATTTTGAATTTacgaagaaaaaaaaaacagctggaaaCATGACTTGGCTGCCATTACattatgttgtcaatttatatcatgctaatttaattaaatctttatatcagggttcctcaaatcttacccacctgtgattttctagtgatcatgaagacattgattagtttgcttaggtgtgtttgatcagggttggagcttaaCTGTGCAAtgctctggccctccagggtaagatttgaggaACACTGCTTTATAttgttaaaaacatattttttattgattGGCATTGTCAAATACAGTGTTTTCtaaacaattcaagtttgtactgctggtttactttgaaaacatttgatgaaaactgaaatttaataaaaaatgtaataaattattttttgcaaagataaagGACCAAATATgattgcagttacatattaacaaggtcatatgtgtatttaataaaaacaacaatataaaaaaatctagcCTAtattgttgtgttacttttgacccacatGTCTGAGTTGAAAGTAACAATATGCAAACTAGAGAAATTAAACTGTCTTTCTACATTTACCTTACttatacatttgtaaaaaaaaaaacagctggtaTTGATAGACGACACCTGTGAtttattgaccacagcaaatatatttataatacatgtctaaaacattttattttaaaattattattaatttttaaatagtACTTTTTCCCCTGCTCCCcctattatattttatatgcacttatttaattctatttttatttctcttgtttttgttcttattttttactgttttataattgtattcctgttttattcgttttaacacatttaaacagtttttattaaaatcacattcattttcttttaattgatattttaaattctcatgtatctttgattttttttgtctctcATTTCTACATACTTTTTTCTCTTAtacattgttttctcatttctatgtaaagcactttgaatgacctctgtgtatgaaatgtgctattcaaataaacttgccttgccttgcctattaTCTTAAGTCAGCATGTAGCTAAATAAAACCTGTCTGTGTCTTGCCAGACATCCTGACAGACGAAAAATTGCGCAATAGAATCTTAGAAACTAAAATGGGAACTCTGGAAAACATAGATTTTATATATAGATGCATTCAGTTTTGGGAATGTGGTGCATTTGTCCCGCCTTTCAtttcaaaataatataaaacCCAATGAGATTGTTCCTTATTGCAACTTTTGGTTCATGCATACAGGTATgaaattttaactttttatagACTTTACATCTTACTTTACTGAACAAAAATACCTGAAGCTCTTAACATCTGAAAAGGTTTGTTACTCTAAATGTTTTTATCTCATCAAGGATGTCTGTAAAGTTTTAATTAATAGCAGGTTTGGTTAAAGAAATCtttgcttaaaattttttttaatggataTTGTAGTATTTTGGATTTCTAACACTGTCTAACACAATATTGTATTTTTGGTCCTGCAGATTCTTCACTGTacctttttcatatctgatatCCATTTTTTGTTCATCTGTGGATTGAGACTAAATCGGGATGTTGGCCACTGCAGCTCTTATTCTCATTGTCACCAGTAAAGCTGTCCTAGGAAAGGTAAGATTAAGTTATGAGTCTGTACTGTTTAAGCAGTATTATGATGTGAAGTTATAATTTCTCATTGCTATAGGATGATAAAGAGCCTGGTGATGGACAGATATATCCATTAGATATGGCACCGGATTCAGTTGATGACATGTATGATCGTTGCACAGACAAGATGGAAGTGCGGGTGCTAACAACATATTTAAACAAAGAAATCTGTCCTAACATCTCTTTCTTTGGGGACGTTTGGTTGTCTAGTACAGGACGAATGCCTGGACTAGATCAACTGAAAATCCACAATTTAATTGCAATTCATATGTACAGTCGTTATGTGATATATGAACCGTTCAATCAGGATGTTAGGACTGGTAAACAAAAATACCAAAACAACACATACACGTGGTATTCACTTCACTTCTTTTTGACACAAGCAATACAGATTCTAAAGAAAACTCAAACAGAATGCATGGTAACTTATCGTGGTACCAATGTTACGTTTAATGAGTCTGTTCTATACAAAGAGATCCGGTTTGGTTCATTTGCATCCTCCTCTCTTGATCGTGAAGTAGCAAGGGAATTTGGAATTGAATCTTGTTTTGAAATCGAGACTTGTCATGGTGCCAATGTGTCAAAATATTCCCAGAAACCTGATGAAGAAGAGGTGCTGATTCCCCCATATGAGACATTTAATGTCACTGATATAAGAAAGGATGACTGGTGTAAGACTGTGTTTAAACTGAATAGCACTGGTATaagaagtgacttaaactgtgCTGTGGCATCAGCCAAGCCCCAGATATCACAATGCTAATCTCTCTGGCTGATTGGCTTTTATATTATCATATAATCTTTTTTATAATAAGTGTCGCTGTCATTGTACTAACATTTCATAAATCAATcctaatgtttttgttttgtaagaTTGCACTGAGCATTAACTTCAATTAATGTTTAAAACTGTCTCCTTTTTACTCTGATTCACAGTGTTAcgcttataataatgatttataatttgaGCTGTCAGGTCTGATTTTGCAAGCAACTTTATGTGTTAAATAAGATAGAGAAACAAAGTGAAGGATTGCAGCTTTAAGGACCTGAATAAGAATTGTTCAGAGGTTTTTATTAGAATATGCAGTATTACATGCAacttaattttatgtttttgtgcATATTTGTTGTCATATTTGATGCACTTTGCCATCATGCTTTGAAAACCATGTTTTAAATATCAGTTAAGCAAAAAATCCAAAAGCATTTGTCAATTATAGCATTAATAAACTGCACTTACTGTACTTTTCAGTGTTGTATGTAGTTATTATTACATGGCTCTCTGaaatacttgattctgattttGTCAGAGGTGACATTTATTCTCCAACAACAACCACTTAAACTAACACACATCTCACTTGGGTCATGCAATTTTGACCTATTTGCTTATGTATCACTTTTAAGTTTCTGTTCTTTTCCCAGCTATTTGTTATGagctaataaaacatttaaaatcaaagttttGTGCCTAATTGTGTTTTATAGCGAGCCACATatgtgtcatttacactggggcagcTGGAGatatgtccccaccactttttgaaagttGTCATGATTGTCATGACCTTTTTACatattgtaatattttattgttattgtaTGTTATTATGTCTTATGAATTGTTTTTAAGGTTGGATTGCTGAATGTCTGGTCTGCACATCTGCGcaactaatgtgttgtttttaacacattcgttctaagagtgtatatatatatatatatttttttagatttttttacaccccattggcagatactTTTGCctgtattaataaaaaaattcacttaaattgtattaaatatatatataataaaatataatatttaaaaaatacttaaaatactaaaaataagatttcttttttcttaaaaactcaccccattggcagaaaattttgcttgtttttagcacaaattcacttaaattgtatagacttattttcttacatcattttgctcattaagaaaatacatcttgatttaagaatttttagatatttctactgaaaacaagacaaaaatactaagtaagaaagtcattttttgcagtgaacgactgcaaaaaaagattttcaagaaaaaatgtagTAGTATTATTGTctcgttttcagtaaaaatatctaaaaattcttaaattaaatgctttttttgatgagcaaaacgacccaaaaaaataaaatatcaaaaaatatcaaatgtaagtgattttgtgcataaaacaagcaaacaaatggggtaagcaaaacatcttgaacatttttcttaaacactaaattcaagaaaattttttgcttgttttatgcatgaAATCACTTAAatcacttattttcttgggtcgttttgctcatcaagaaaaagcatctttatttaagattttttttatatttttactgaaaacaagagaaaaatactaagaaatctTTTCTtgaaaaccattttttttttttttttttgcagtgtggttttgtggtccagggtcacatatgttgtgttgtgtgcttatggtgtgttttcttttacatatgtaatgaatttcattgtaatcattgacttaatgTTCTGCTGatttctacagtatggtgctttggcactgctcctttgagctggtgttgttttgtgtggttttttgttgttgactggcctacgctatgcccatttttgatgcgcagttatttaatatttttccagtcctgctgtaatgttttttatctGATCTTTTTACCCA
This genomic interval carries:
- the LOC135734127 gene encoding erythroblast NAD(P)(+)--arginine ADP-ribosyltransferase-like, producing the protein MLATAALILIVTSKAVLGKDDKEPGDGQIYPLDMAPDSVDDMYDRCTDKMEVRVLTTYLNKEICPNISFFGDVWLSSTGRMPGLDQLKIHNLIAIHMYSRYVIYEPFNQDVRTGKQKYQNNTYTWYSLHFFLTQAIQILKKTQTECMVTYRGTNVTFNESVLYKEIRFGSFASSSLDREVAREFGIESCFEIETCHGANVSKYSQKPDEEEVLIPPYETFNVTDIRKDDWCKTVFKLNSTGIRSDLNCAVASAKPQISQC